In a genomic window of Saccharothrix sp. HUAS TT1:
- a CDS encoding asparaginase, which produces MAHELVAEVWRGGFLESVHHGSVIALDRTGREVLAVGRPHDTTYPRSSNKPVQALAMLRHGLDLDGELLALACASHSGEDFHIDGVRRVLRAHGLDETALQCTPDLPIGEDALRAHLAAGRSKAPEYMNCSGKHAAMLATCVVNGWSTHDYLDPAHPLQAAIRDTLEELAGEPIGAEGVDGCGAPLLGISLAGLARAFGALASAADGPERRIARAMNRHPEWVGGTNRDVTELMRAIPGAVAKDGAEGVYAIGLPTGEAVACKIADGSSRARAVVVVAALRKLGVAAPDELATVPVLGHGRAVGAVKPSPTLVS; this is translated from the coding sequence ATGGCGCACGAACTGGTCGCCGAGGTCTGGCGCGGCGGGTTCCTGGAGTCCGTGCACCACGGTTCGGTGATCGCTCTGGACCGCACCGGCCGGGAGGTGCTGGCCGTCGGCCGGCCGCACGACACCACCTACCCGCGCTCGTCGAACAAGCCGGTCCAGGCGCTGGCCATGCTCCGCCACGGCCTGGACCTGGACGGCGAACTGCTGGCGCTGGCCTGCGCCAGCCACTCCGGCGAGGACTTCCACATCGACGGCGTGCGCCGCGTCCTGCGCGCGCACGGCCTGGACGAGACCGCCCTCCAGTGCACGCCCGACCTGCCGATCGGCGAGGACGCGCTGAGGGCGCACCTGGCCGCGGGCCGGTCCAAGGCCCCGGAGTACATGAACTGCTCGGGCAAGCACGCCGCGATGCTGGCGACCTGCGTCGTCAACGGCTGGTCGACCCACGACTACCTCGACCCCGCGCACCCGCTCCAGGCCGCCATCCGCGACACCCTCGAAGAGCTGGCGGGCGAGCCCATCGGCGCGGAGGGCGTGGACGGCTGCGGCGCGCCGCTGCTCGGCATCAGCCTGGCGGGCCTGGCCCGGGCGTTCGGGGCGCTGGCGAGCGCGGCGGACGGCCCGGAGCGGCGGATCGCGCGGGCGATGAACCGGCACCCGGAGTGGGTCGGCGGCACGAACCGCGACGTCACCGAGCTGATGCGGGCCATCCCCGGCGCGGTCGCCAAGGACGGCGCCGAGGGCGTGTACGCGATCGGCCTGCCGACCGGCGAGGCGGTGGCCTGCAAGATCGCCGACGGCTCCAGCCGGGCCAGGGCCGTGGTCGTGGTGGCCGCGTTGCGCAAGCTGGGAGTGGCCGCGCCGGACGAACTGGCCACGGTCCCCGTCCTGGGCCACGGTCGCGCCGTCGGCGCGGTGAAGCCGTCACCCACCTTGGTGAGTTGA
- a CDS encoding TIGR04222 domain-containing membrane protein, which produces MDRTGLTLEEQGFLVAGPGRAAEVAVVALVEAGAVRISREGKVSAIGRPRAASPLQDCVLRKLSRPLGDVIASTASSGEAGALRQHLVERGFVVPAGRRRVVRGLRYAVVAAAVALVIITMALELPFAVAAAAVVGGVLLSVLLGRLGRQLTGAGRAVVRRLDRIAVSPNRIALVAYYGLLGKGGRHHVWETLGLSPAASATLRRRDRVRGSSGGASCGGGCGSCAGSGCGSGSSGGSDSGGSSCGGGGCGGGGGGD; this is translated from the coding sequence GTGGACCGGACGGGGCTCACGCTGGAGGAGCAGGGCTTCCTCGTCGCCGGTCCCGGCCGGGCGGCCGAGGTCGCGGTGGTGGCGCTGGTCGAGGCCGGCGCGGTGCGGATCTCCCGCGAGGGCAAGGTCAGCGCCATCGGCCGACCGCGGGCCGCGAGCCCGCTCCAGGACTGCGTCCTGCGCAAGCTCTCCCGCCCGCTGGGCGACGTGATCGCCTCGACGGCGAGCAGCGGCGAGGCGGGCGCCCTCCGCCAACACCTGGTCGAGCGCGGTTTCGTCGTGCCGGCCGGGCGACGGCGGGTCGTGCGCGGGCTGAGGTACGCGGTGGTGGCCGCGGCGGTGGCGCTCGTCATCATCACGATGGCGCTGGAGCTGCCGTTCGCGGTGGCCGCCGCCGCGGTGGTCGGCGGTGTGCTGCTGTCGGTCCTGCTGGGCAGGCTGGGCCGTCAGCTGACCGGCGCCGGGCGGGCCGTGGTGCGCCGGCTGGACCGGATCGCCGTGTCGCCGAACCGGATCGCCCTGGTCGCCTACTACGGGCTGCTGGGCAAGGGCGGGCGCCACCACGTGTGGGAGACGTTGGGCCTGTCACCGGCGGCCTCGGCGACGTTGCGGCGGCGGGACCGCGTGCGCGGGTCCAGCGGTGGCGCGTCCTGCGGCGGCGGGTGCGGCAGCTGCGCCGGCAGCGGGTGCGGCAGCGGCAGCAGCGGCGGCTCGGACAGCGGCGGCTCGTCGTGCGGTGGTGGCGGGTGCGGTGGGGGTGGTGGCGGTGACTGA
- the ligD gene encoding non-homologous end-joining DNA ligase, which produces MAQAVELNVGERVVRVSNPGKVYFPERGITKLQVVEYYVAVAEPLLRVLRDRPTTLKRYVDGVTGEAFYQKRLPKGAPDWVETARVEFPSGRPADEVCPTEPAVLAWAANLGTFDFHPWPVRRSDTDRPDELRVDLDPQPGTDFRDAVEVAVVLREVLAELGMTGYPKTSGGRGVHVAVRIRPEWDFVDVRHAVIALAREVERRVPDRATTSWWKEERGERVFLDFNQAARDRTIASAWSVRGTPRATVSTPVTWEHLSTVDPDDFDVLTVPGYLADTGDPHAGLDDEAFGIEPLLAWYAEDDRGEMPYPPDYPKMPGEPPRVQPSRKRN; this is translated from the coding sequence GTGGCCCAGGCTGTGGAACTGAACGTCGGCGAGCGCGTGGTGCGCGTGTCGAACCCCGGCAAGGTGTACTTCCCGGAGCGCGGGATCACCAAGCTGCAGGTGGTCGAGTACTACGTGGCCGTCGCCGAGCCGTTGCTGCGCGTGCTGCGCGACCGGCCGACCACCCTGAAGCGGTACGTCGACGGGGTGACGGGCGAGGCGTTCTACCAGAAGCGGCTGCCGAAGGGCGCGCCCGACTGGGTCGAGACCGCGCGGGTCGAGTTCCCGTCCGGCCGGCCGGCCGACGAGGTCTGCCCGACCGAGCCCGCCGTGCTGGCGTGGGCGGCGAACCTGGGCACGTTCGACTTCCACCCGTGGCCCGTGCGCCGCTCGGACACCGACCGGCCGGACGAGCTGCGCGTCGACCTCGACCCGCAGCCCGGGACGGACTTCCGCGACGCGGTCGAGGTCGCGGTGGTGCTGCGGGAGGTGCTGGCCGAGCTGGGGATGACCGGCTACCCGAAGACCTCCGGCGGCCGGGGCGTCCACGTGGCCGTTCGGATCCGGCCGGAGTGGGACTTCGTCGACGTGCGGCACGCCGTGATCGCCCTGGCGCGCGAGGTGGAACGCCGCGTCCCGGACCGCGCCACCACGTCGTGGTGGAAGGAGGAGCGCGGCGAGCGGGTGTTCCTGGACTTCAACCAAGCCGCCCGCGACCGCACCATCGCGTCCGCCTGGTCGGTCCGCGGCACGCCCCGGGCCACCGTGTCGACGCCCGTGACGTGGGAGCACCTGTCCACTGTGGACCCGGACGACTTCGACGTGCTCACCGTGCCGGGTTACCTGGCGGACACGGGCGACCCGCACGCGGGCCTGGACGACGAGGCGTTCGGCATCGAGCCGCTGCTGGCCTGGTACGCCGAGGACGACCGGGGCGAGATGCCCTACCCCCCGGACTACCCCAAGATGCCCGGCGAGCCGCCGCGCGTGCAGCCTTCGCGGAAGCGGAACTAG
- a CDS encoding DUF692 domain-containing protein → MDDKLGVGIGWRPEIDLTVERLPGVDFVEVVAENLHAGRLPESVLLLRERGIPVLPHAVSLSLGGAEPVDAARVAHLAALAEELDAPLVSDHVCFVRAGGLDSGHLMPLPRTRDALDVLVANVKAAQRDLPAPLALENVAALLDWPDGELTEGQFLAELVDRTDCHLLVDVANLYANARNLGTDVARFLDEIPLERLAYVHVAGGVEHQGVYHDTHAHAVLPEVLDVLAQLRARVDPPGVLLERDDHYPADAELAAELAAIRRVLG, encoded by the coding sequence GTGGACGACAAGTTGGGCGTCGGCATCGGCTGGCGGCCGGAGATCGACCTCACCGTCGAACGCCTGCCGGGCGTCGACTTCGTCGAGGTCGTCGCGGAGAACCTGCACGCCGGGCGCCTGCCCGAGTCCGTCCTGCTGCTGCGCGAACGCGGCATCCCCGTGCTGCCGCACGCGGTCTCGCTCTCGCTCGGCGGTGCGGAACCCGTGGACGCCGCGCGGGTCGCGCACCTCGCCGCCCTGGCCGAGGAGCTGGACGCCCCGCTGGTCAGCGACCACGTCTGCTTCGTCCGCGCGGGCGGTCTGGACTCCGGGCACCTGATGCCCCTCCCCCGCACCCGCGACGCGCTCGACGTCCTGGTCGCCAACGTCAAGGCCGCCCAGCGGGACCTGCCGGCGCCGCTCGCCCTGGAGAACGTCGCCGCCCTCCTGGACTGGCCGGACGGCGAGCTGACCGAGGGCCAGTTCCTCGCCGAGCTGGTCGACCGCACCGACTGCCACCTCCTGGTCGACGTGGCCAACCTCTACGCCAACGCCCGCAACCTCGGCACCGACGTGGCCCGCTTCCTGGACGAGATCCCGCTGGAACGCCTCGCCTACGTCCACGTCGCCGGCGGCGTGGAGCACCAGGGCGTCTACCACGACACGCACGCCCACGCCGTCCTCCCCGAAGTCCTGGACGTCCTGGCCCAGCTCCGGGCCCGGGTCGACCCGCCCGGCGTCCTCCTCGAACGCGACGACCACTACCCGGCCGACGCCGAGCTGGCCGCCGAGCTGGCCGCGATCCGCCGGGTGCTGGGGTGA
- the msrB gene encoding peptide-methionine (R)-S-oxide reductase MsrB has product MEPVVGATPKVVHSEAEWREILNPEEYAVLRGAGTEPAWVGEYTDTKTEGVYECRACGAELFRSDTKFDSHCGWPSFFSPLAGDAIILREDRTHGMVRTEVLCATCHSHLGHVFEGEGYGTPTDQRYCINSVSLRLAESTAGPAD; this is encoded by the coding sequence ATGGAACCTGTCGTCGGCGCCACCCCGAAGGTGGTCCACTCCGAGGCGGAGTGGCGGGAGATCCTGAACCCCGAGGAGTACGCGGTGCTGCGCGGCGCGGGCACCGAGCCCGCCTGGGTGGGCGAGTACACCGACACGAAGACCGAGGGCGTCTACGAGTGCCGGGCGTGCGGTGCGGAGCTGTTCCGCAGCGACACGAAGTTCGACTCGCACTGCGGCTGGCCGTCGTTCTTCTCGCCGCTGGCCGGTGACGCGATCATCCTGCGCGAGGACCGCACCCACGGCATGGTGCGCACGGAGGTGCTGTGCGCCACCTGCCACAGCCACCTCGGCCACGTCTTCGAGGGCGAGGGCTACGGCACACCGACCGATCAGCGCTACTGCATCAACTCGGTGAGCTTGCGCCTGGCCGAGAGCACCGCCGGTCCAGCAGACTGA
- a CDS encoding TetR/AcrR family transcriptional regulator, producing MPRSPILSASRIRTAALHIIDRDGLDGLSMRKLAAELGVQAASLYGHVSTKDDLLHEVAAGILEKVDVSGFEGGDWRHGLRGAARSYRAALAEHPNIVPFLAYGPAHREASLRRLDVVHGGLVASGWSRREATMIAASLMYLVFGAALSSFSSGFSEDQTFYRDRYPNLDKAHLLPAVARELDHDSFELALDAFVTGLAARQPS from the coding sequence ATGCCGAGGAGCCCGATCCTGAGTGCCTCGCGCATCCGGACCGCCGCACTGCACATCATCGACCGGGACGGGCTGGACGGCCTGTCGATGCGCAAACTCGCCGCTGAGCTGGGCGTTCAGGCGGCGTCGCTGTACGGGCACGTGAGCACGAAGGACGACCTGCTGCACGAGGTGGCCGCCGGCATCCTGGAGAAGGTCGACGTCTCCGGGTTCGAGGGCGGCGACTGGCGGCACGGCCTGCGCGGCGCCGCCCGCTCCTACCGGGCGGCGCTGGCCGAGCACCCCAACATCGTGCCGTTCCTGGCGTACGGCCCGGCGCACCGCGAGGCGTCGCTGCGCCGGCTGGACGTGGTGCACGGCGGGCTGGTCGCTTCGGGCTGGTCGCGGCGCGAGGCGACCATGATCGCCGCGTCGTTGATGTACCTGGTGTTCGGCGCGGCGCTCAGCTCGTTCTCCAGCGGGTTCTCCGAGGACCAGACGTTCTACCGGGACCGGTACCCGAACCTGGACAAGGCCCACCTGCTGCCCGCCGTGGCGCGCGAGCTGGACCACGACAGCTTCGAGCTGGCGCTGGACGCGTTCGTCACCGGGCTGGCGGCGCGGCAGCCGTCCTAG
- a CDS encoding acyl-CoA dehydrogenase family protein — MDLRISDEHRQLRDLAHRFTEERIVPHAARWDRDEAIDRDLVPALGEVGFLGLGVAEDHGGSGGDNLAYCLVLEEVARGDSAVRGIISVSLGLVAKTIAKHGSEQQKRRWLPGLCAGRELGCFGLTEPGTGSDAASLAAKAVRDGDGWLITGRKVFITNGTWADVALVFARTGGPGPKGITAFLVPTGSPGFTATEIRGKLGMRGQATAELTLDRVRVGDEDRIGDEGAGFKLAMAALDRGRMSVAAGCVGAARGALEASVRYAKEREQFGKPIAGFQLVQELLADMAVETDAARLLTWRCADLADRGEPFGTEASMAKLYASEAAVRVANNAIQVFGGYGYVDEYPVGKYLRDTRVTTLYEGTSQIQKLLIGRALTGVNAFA; from the coding sequence GTGGATCTGCGCATCTCCGACGAACACCGGCAACTCCGGGACCTGGCGCACCGGTTCACCGAGGAGCGCATCGTCCCCCACGCGGCGCGCTGGGACCGGGACGAGGCCATCGACCGCGACCTGGTGCCCGCCCTGGGCGAGGTCGGCTTCCTCGGCCTGGGCGTCGCCGAGGACCACGGCGGCTCCGGCGGGGACAACCTCGCGTACTGCCTGGTCCTGGAGGAGGTCGCGCGCGGCGACTCGGCCGTCCGGGGCATCATCTCCGTCTCGCTCGGCCTGGTCGCCAAGACGATCGCCAAGCACGGCTCCGAGCAGCAGAAGCGGCGGTGGCTGCCGGGGCTGTGCGCGGGCCGCGAGCTGGGCTGCTTCGGCCTGACCGAGCCGGGCACCGGCTCCGACGCCGCCTCCCTGGCCGCGAAGGCCGTCCGCGACGGCGACGGCTGGCTGATCACCGGGCGCAAGGTGTTCATCACCAACGGGACGTGGGCCGACGTGGCGCTGGTCTTCGCCCGCACCGGCGGCCCCGGCCCGAAGGGCATCACCGCGTTCCTCGTGCCGACCGGCTCGCCCGGCTTCACCGCCACCGAGATCCGCGGCAAGCTCGGCATGCGCGGCCAGGCCACCGCCGAACTCACCCTCGACCGGGTGAGGGTGGGCGACGAGGACCGCATCGGCGACGAGGGCGCGGGCTTCAAGCTGGCCATGGCCGCCCTGGACCGGGGCCGGATGTCCGTGGCCGCCGGGTGCGTCGGCGCGGCTCGCGGCGCGCTGGAGGCCAGCGTCCGCTACGCCAAGGAGCGCGAGCAGTTCGGCAAGCCCATCGCGGGCTTCCAGCTCGTCCAGGAGCTGCTGGCCGACATGGCGGTGGAGACCGACGCGGCCCGCCTGCTCACGTGGCGGTGCGCGGACCTCGCCGACCGGGGCGAGCCGTTCGGCACCGAGGCGTCCATGGCGAAGCTGTACGCCAGCGAGGCCGCGGTGCGGGTGGCGAACAACGCCATCCAGGTCTTCGGCGGTTACGGCTACGTCGACGAGTACCCGGTCGGCAAGTACTTGCGGGACACCAGGGTGACGACCCTCTACGAGGGCACCAGCCAGATCCAGAAGTTGCTCATCGGCCGGGCGCTGACCGGCGTCAACGCGTTCGCGTAG
- a CDS encoding TIGR04222 domain-containing membrane protein translates to MTFLWWYGPALVVAVVVGLRLKRVAGAAPDRPLTFEEVGYLGGGPVRAVEVALAGLVAENRAKVSGPVASAVPGPDEPATALQRVVLTRLSQPRDLDELVVGVATSGPARQIGQRLVAGGLLVSPRRRLARAVLAVLPLVALAAAAVVVVVTGPGGWAPVTALCVTGALAVLLLLGPPPVLTRKGARAYEEATAGLAPVDPAEVTARYGLVRAAVPPEPREGSARAATGVFDGERVEPIAPAETSEAPLPRRRRAVVVEPQRWQRRNGWLVAGGWFAGGWLAAQWLEGDDGGDFVDGFGGFDA, encoded by the coding sequence ATGACGTTCCTGTGGTGGTACGGCCCGGCGCTCGTCGTCGCGGTGGTCGTCGGTCTGCGGTTGAAGCGGGTCGCCGGCGCCGCGCCCGACCGGCCGCTGACCTTCGAGGAGGTCGGGTACCTCGGCGGCGGGCCGGTGCGAGCGGTCGAGGTGGCGCTGGCCGGGTTGGTGGCCGAGAACCGGGCGAAGGTGTCCGGTCCGGTGGCCTCGGCGGTGCCCGGCCCCGACGAGCCGGCGACCGCCCTGCAGCGGGTCGTGCTCACCCGGCTCTCGCAGCCACGGGACCTGGACGAACTGGTCGTCGGCGTGGCCACCAGCGGCCCGGCCCGGCAGATCGGGCAACGCCTGGTCGCCGGTGGCCTGCTGGTGTCGCCACGACGGCGGTTGGCCCGCGCGGTGCTGGCCGTCCTGCCGCTGGTGGCGCTCGCGGCGGCCGCGGTGGTGGTCGTCGTCACGGGTCCGGGCGGGTGGGCGCCGGTCACCGCGCTGTGCGTCACGGGAGCGCTGGCGGTCCTGCTGCTGCTGGGCCCGCCGCCCGTGCTGACCAGGAAGGGCGCGCGGGCGTACGAGGAGGCCACCGCGGGCCTCGCCCCGGTCGACCCGGCCGAGGTGACCGCCCGTTACGGCCTGGTCCGCGCCGCCGTCCCGCCGGAGCCGCGCGAGGGGTCGGCGCGGGCGGCGACGGGGGTGTTCGACGGCGAACGGGTGGAACCGATCGCACCTGCGGAAACGTCCGAGGCACCGCTTCCCCGGCGCAGGCGTGCCGTGGTGGTCGAGCCGCAACGCTGGCAGCGCCGCAACGGGTGGTTGGTGGCCGGTGGGTGGTTCGCGGGTGGTTGGTTGGCCGCGCAGTGGTTGGAGGGTGATGACGGTGGCGACTTCGTGGACGGCTTCGGCGGGTTCGACGCCTGA
- a CDS encoding acyl-CoA dehydrogenase family protein: MDFTLDEEQKEIRDWVRTFVRKEVAPLEPEVLRRERLGQPGLTRDELKELQDKAKAAGFFGVLTPQEYGGMGLGALMTALLEAELGRTFVPFRFGGYADNILFHGNEEQKRRYLLPTISGERVSCFAITEPGAGSDAKAIRTSARKEGGEWVINGEKTFITQGNEADFVMVFAVTDREKGADGGVTCFLVDRDMGWKSEPIPTMGQWGPAALVFDDVRVPEENVLGEVGKGFHLAMQWIGQGRYLLPARALGSCERLVEMAIEQARNRVTFGKPIAEYQAIQWMLADSAVEIEALRWLVLHAAWLVDQGADSRQAQSMAKLYGGIKANEIVDRVLQIHGGMGYTRELPIERWYRELRLLRIYEGTDEIQRRTIARNLLKGHAKVTGTLG; this comes from the coding sequence ATGGACTTCACGCTTGACGAGGAGCAGAAGGAGATCCGCGACTGGGTGCGGACCTTCGTGCGCAAGGAGGTGGCGCCCCTGGAGCCGGAGGTGCTGCGCCGCGAGCGCCTGGGGCAGCCCGGCCTGACCCGGGACGAGCTGAAGGAGCTGCAGGACAAGGCCAAGGCGGCGGGCTTCTTCGGCGTGCTCACGCCGCAGGAGTACGGCGGCATGGGCCTGGGCGCGCTGATGACCGCGCTGCTGGAGGCCGAGCTGGGCCGCACGTTCGTGCCGTTCCGGTTCGGCGGCTACGCGGACAACATCCTGTTCCACGGCAACGAGGAGCAGAAGCGGCGCTACCTGCTGCCCACGATCTCCGGTGAGCGCGTCTCGTGCTTCGCCATCACCGAGCCCGGCGCCGGTTCCGACGCCAAGGCCATCCGCACGTCCGCCCGCAAGGAGGGCGGCGAGTGGGTGATCAACGGCGAGAAGACGTTCATCACGCAGGGCAACGAGGCCGACTTCGTGATGGTGTTCGCGGTGACGGACCGGGAGAAGGGCGCGGACGGCGGCGTCACGTGCTTCCTGGTCGACCGGGACATGGGCTGGAAGTCCGAGCCGATCCCGACGATGGGCCAGTGGGGCCCGGCGGCGCTGGTGTTCGACGACGTCCGGGTGCCCGAGGAGAACGTGCTCGGCGAGGTCGGCAAGGGCTTCCACCTGGCCATGCAGTGGATCGGCCAGGGCCGCTACCTGCTGCCGGCGCGGGCGCTCGGCTCGTGCGAGCGGCTGGTCGAGATGGCCATCGAGCAGGCCCGCAACCGGGTGACGTTCGGCAAGCCGATCGCCGAGTACCAGGCGATCCAGTGGATGCTCGCCGACTCGGCGGTGGAGATCGAGGCGTTGCGCTGGCTCGTGCTGCACGCCGCGTGGCTGGTCGACCAGGGCGCGGACTCGCGGCAGGCGCAGAGCATGGCCAAGCTGTACGGCGGCATCAAGGCCAACGAGATCGTCGACCGGGTCCTGCAGATCCACGGCGGCATGGGCTACACGCGCGAGCTGCCGATCGAGCGCTGGTACCGGGAGCTGCGGCTGCTGCGCATCTACGAGGGCACCGACGAGATCCAGCGCCGCACCATCGCCCGCAACCTGCTCAAGGGCCACGCGAAGGTGACCGGGACGCTCGGCTGA
- a CDS encoding GntR family transcriptional regulator, which yields MTQPLHLSLAGQAVDVLRELVLTGEIAAGARLNEVELAQRLGISRGPLREAIRHLASEGLLVLAPHRGASVPTCDAADVRALFELRTALECAAAELAASRRTEADVVRLRAVCEESRRAYSAGETFPYRLDLAFHQALLDAARSPRIAEQVRLVQQRVVLLRSGLRDDPPHQHASLDDHDALVAAVAAADPTRASDVMRKHLARVCAQMLTSLVR from the coding sequence ATGACACAGCCCTTGCACCTGAGCCTGGCCGGCCAGGCCGTCGACGTGCTGCGCGAGCTGGTGCTGACCGGCGAGATCGCGGCCGGCGCGCGGCTGAACGAGGTCGAGCTGGCCCAGCGGCTGGGCATCTCGCGCGGGCCGCTGCGCGAGGCGATCCGGCACTTGGCGTCCGAGGGGCTGCTGGTGCTCGCGCCGCACCGGGGCGCGTCCGTGCCGACCTGCGACGCCGCCGACGTGCGGGCCCTGTTCGAGCTGCGGACGGCGCTGGAGTGCGCGGCGGCCGAGCTGGCCGCGTCCCGGCGGACCGAGGCGGACGTGGTGCGGCTGCGGGCGGTGTGCGAGGAGTCGCGGCGGGCGTACTCGGCGGGCGAGACCTTCCCGTACCGGCTCGACCTCGCCTTCCACCAGGCGCTGCTGGACGCGGCGCGCAGCCCCCGGATCGCCGAGCAGGTGCGGCTGGTGCAGCAGCGGGTCGTGCTGCTGCGCAGCGGCCTGCGGGACGACCCGCCGCACCAGCACGCGTCGCTGGACGACCACGACGCCCTGGTCGCGGCGGTCGCCGCCGCCGACCCGACCCGCGCGTCGGACGTGATGCGCAAGCACCTGGCCCGGGTCTGCGCCCAGATGCTGACCAGCCTCGTCCGGTAG
- a CDS encoding TIGR04222 domain-containing membrane protein → MERPWGFSGPEFLELYWVALAISSAFAIFVRVRLRGTRGGAPAGALGLLDIAYLTGGPRRVVETSVADLIASGALVAARNGAVRVAGSPVGAHPVDRAVLADAKRHRYRTLTLLIAAVSEHHAPREVGLRLAELGYLVEPAKLKSARRLGVAPMLLLLVVGVARWVNGLAIGAPVGWLTLQLVLTGLLVVLLLRANPLTRTAKGSAAVAEARAGESTGGWGGTGSARDAELVALRGFGHHPNVVLRAAVRPHPRARSRSDSGAYAAGGVYTTSSAGCGGSSSCGGSSSCGGGGGCGGGGGS, encoded by the coding sequence GTGGAGCGACCGTGGGGGTTTTCCGGCCCGGAGTTCCTGGAGTTGTACTGGGTCGCGCTGGCCATCTCGTCGGCCTTCGCGATCTTCGTCCGAGTGCGCCTGCGGGGGACGCGGGGAGGCGCCCCCGCAGGCGCGCTCGGGTTGCTGGACATCGCCTACCTGACCGGCGGACCGCGACGCGTGGTCGAGACGTCGGTCGCCGACCTCATCGCGTCGGGCGCGCTGGTGGCCGCGCGCAACGGGGCGGTGCGCGTCGCCGGGTCGCCGGTGGGCGCGCACCCGGTCGACCGGGCCGTGCTGGCCGACGCGAAGCGGCACCGCTACCGGACGTTGACGCTGCTCATCGCGGCGGTGTCGGAGCACCACGCGCCGCGCGAGGTCGGCCTCCGCCTGGCCGAACTGGGCTACCTGGTCGAGCCCGCGAAGCTGAAGTCGGCGCGGCGGCTGGGTGTGGCGCCGATGCTGCTGCTGCTCGTCGTGGGCGTGGCGCGCTGGGTGAACGGGCTGGCGATCGGCGCGCCCGTGGGGTGGTTGACGCTCCAGCTCGTGCTGACCGGTCTGCTGGTCGTGCTGCTGCTGAGGGCGAACCCCTTGACGCGCACCGCGAAGGGCAGTGCCGCGGTGGCGGAGGCTCGCGCGGGCGAGAGCACCGGGGGGTGGGGAGGGACCGGTTCGGCGCGCGACGCCGAGCTGGTCGCTCTCCGCGGTTTCGGCCACCACCCGAACGTCGTGCTGCGCGCCGCGGTGCGCCCGCACCCGCGGGCCCGCTCGCGGTCGGACAGCGGGGCCTACGCGGCCGGCGGGGTGTACACCACGAGCAGCGCCGGGTGCGGTGGTTCCAGCAGCTGCGGCGGTTCGTCGAGCTGCGGTGGCGGTGGGGGCTGTGGCGGTGGCGGCGGGAGCTGA
- a CDS encoding DinB family protein, with the protein MGPFDVPLEDERTQVEAFVEEYRDAVEAALDGLTEEQVRRRLVPSATTLLGLLKHVTWMQRVWFEECVGGTPRAELGLVSGPDESFRLTDDDTIASVSAAHREACATARAVVADLPLDAVVTGHRTGPRTLRWVFLQVLRELAHHCGHADILREQLLAD; encoded by the coding sequence ATGGGTCCGTTCGACGTGCCGCTGGAGGACGAGCGCACCCAGGTCGAGGCGTTCGTAGAGGAGTACCGCGACGCCGTCGAGGCGGCTCTCGACGGCCTCACCGAGGAGCAGGTCCGCCGCCGGCTCGTGCCGTCGGCGACGACGTTGCTCGGGCTGCTCAAGCACGTCACGTGGATGCAGCGGGTGTGGTTCGAGGAGTGCGTCGGCGGCACGCCCCGCGCGGAGCTCGGCCTGGTGAGCGGTCCGGACGAGTCCTTCCGGCTCACCGACGACGACACGATCGCCTCGGTCTCGGCGGCCCACCGGGAAGCCTGCGCCACGGCCCGGGCGGTGGTGGCGGACCTGCCGCTGGACGCCGTCGTGACCGGCCACCGGACCGGCCCGCGCACGCTGCGCTGGGTGTTCCTGCAGGTCCTGCGGGAGCTGGCGCACCACTGCGGGCACGCCGACATCCTGCGCGAGCAGCTGCTCGCCGACTGA